The Tubulanus polymorphus chromosome 4, tnTubPoly1.2, whole genome shotgun sequence genomic interval ATGGGAATGAATAACCCAGGCAAATGATCGAAGATTTATAGTGTAGCAACTGATAGATGTATTCAAGCACATTCTAATACTTTTTATGAGGGTGTTACATCGCATATGTAGAAAGTTTTATAGATGATCCGGGCATATCGTCTTCATGTACTCCagaattctaaaattataattcaaaaatacACTATCCTTTCCTGTCTGATAATAGACATTTATCATACATGTAGAagtttaatattattacatGAATGTTATCTATTGAAAAGTATTACAGGTGTTTCAAACTCAAATCATGATTATTCTGCCAAGAATTTGAGtgttaaaaaaatcaaaaaattaaACTAGAAAGCATACCAGGTAGACAAATTATTACATGTagcctactatagattaaagCGATAAGATCGGACCAAAACTATGTCATTACCGTAGTAGAATAGCCTCAGTGACTCGAAATGAGAAAGGGGTGAAATTTAGAAAAGGGGCATGATGGGAAATCAgcttcgaatccctgccgaagAGAGATAGATACAAATCTTAAGCGCACAAACCTTTTTAACAAACTGTGGATCAACAGCCACTTCACGATCCATTTCTTGTAGTTTTTCATCCAATTGAATGCATTGTTGCATCTAACAATAAATACAGATCAAGCAACTTCTTATATTTATACTTTATCAAAACCATTTGAAGGAATACAGAATCAACAATCATTACCTCGGCATCGAGTTTTATCAGCATTGAGatgttattatatttttctggGTTGTCATGGAAACTAACCATGCcatctttttgatttattgACGCATAAATTTCACCATCTTCAATCTGACAAAGAAACAGAGGTTGTAAATTAGTGCAACAAAAGTGCCAAGGTCTTTTTTATGTGATAAAGACACAAGTTTGAAGAGACCAGCATTTTAATCAGTCAAACTTGCCCCaatactgaatgattgattgaaaaatgacttGTGTATAACTCATATATTGTTCATTGTTCCAAAATAGTAAAAGTTAACCAATAAAATAAGGGCATATGAAACGGTCCTATCTCAGGATCTGTCTCATATTGCTGTCAAATGTAATGTtagtttgattttctttctttggtATTTATTTACCATACATGAACTTTTATATAACTTTTCCTTGGCATATTACATTAATTTGTATGATTGCTACAGTACCTCGCATTAGTATTCCATGTAATACCACATCCCAGACATAATCATTTTGTTAGCCTGAGCAGGAGATATAATCGGCGGTATACTAATCCGAGGTACGCAGATTACAAAATGTCAGTGCGCACCATGTGTAAGACGTATTTCTCAGCTTCAACTGGATCCGTTAGTTTTACTCGATTAGCCATATCAGCTAATGAAAGGGTCATAAATGTCTGCAAATAAAAATGTAGCAAAATTGAGATTTAAATTTCTACCCATTCTCAGTCGTCATCACTACAATACAGCAaaatcaggggcggatccaaggcAAGGGTGCATGCAGGGGGTGCGAACCCCCTTCTAAAAAAGTCAAGTTGTCCTGAAATTTGacaggaaaatgaaaaatattaaactgatACCCAAAAAAGTTTAGATACGGTACATATGATTGTTTTCTGTATTTCCGAAAATGGGTTACCGTCTTCCAATGAGCTTTCTTTCAGGATGCCCCTTAATGATACGATATGCCCAATTTTGGTCTAAAACTGGTGTAGATAGCAGGAAAGGTGGTGGGTCTAGTAAGTAGATTCATACCTGCATTAGCTGTACTTTTACGTACCGGTACCGTATATCCATGTTCATTACTGATCACCCCTTTTAATTGTTAACCTATTCATCATTACTTACTTTTGTCAATCTCtgaatatttttcttgtaTAAAGAAGAAATGCACTGCTTCACAAGGCCCATATTGCTATCCTATAATGTTTAATTTATGAAAAGTTAATAAGGAAAAGTTGATAAGGAAAATtgttataaagatgataagtAGTTACCCTTATAATTGTATCCTGGTGTTTGTTCACTTGAGCCTGTAAATCTGTGGGATTATTTGATGCATAAGCCACTGAAATATCTTGATATCCTTGACAAAGAGGCTGAAGAGCAATGTGGTTACTTATTCaccattattttcatttaacaaCATTCCAGGGATCTTGGTTAATTACATTAAAGATACATTTTTTGGTGGCCTTAATTGAAAgttgatacatgtaatcaccATTTTCAACTGTCAGACTTCTCAAAGTTTCAACAAAATCCGAGGAAGTCGGGTGTCTGtttaaataaatgatttttccaAAACAAATGATTTGTCTCGTTGCTTTCTCTAGGCACACTGATGTAGTCATCGGCATATTAATTGACtccataaatgaatgaatatcaaCCACTATAAGCTCttattttgatatattattattaatatttacCAGCCACATTGGAAGAGTGAGAGCTAAATTTTCGATAGGTCTTGGACCTAGATTCTTCTACCGATACGTACAATGTTAAAATAAAAGATGGCCGTCAGTCAGCCACCTTAATGTGATTATAGGGTTGATGTTCATACTACCATACACTAAACACTGGTATGAAAATTTCAGGATTTCATCTCAACTGATTTTTGAGTTATCGGGCAAATGCCAACGCTGTACAGTTAAAACCGCACCATCTCCTGCGACTtagtaccagtgataccatAATCAAATTCCATCTACGGGAATAGCAGATGTTGGACGAAAAATGAACATGATAACCCACTGGGCCGAATAAAGTCCAATGTGGGCTAAAACAAGAGTACTGCTTAGGTTTTCAACAATGAACATACCTTTATATATCTGCCCACTACTTGAGATGTGTATTTCGGTAAACATGGAATTTTACCATGTAATATCAATGCAACCAGGATGTATTTCTTGTACGCTTCCAACATGATATGACTGACAGCCATACTGGGTGTTGTTATAGCCTGAAGATATACAAAGAGACATCAGTAATTTTGGTCAAAacatatttgaaaacattttactCTATGGAAATGAACATTTGCCAAAATCAGACCAAAAATTTCTGAGCCGTCATGtttcaataatcattttcactaGTAGAACAAAATTACTCACGATCTCATAAAAATACAACGCTCTCTCATAGTTCTTCAATCCTGTGTAAATCATACCGCCATAGTAATAATAAAGTAATAAGTGTCGAGCATCGTACTGACCACcctaccaaaaaaaaaaaccaaaaatgatccattattgaaataaattggcAATGGTTaaagtggtttaccttgaactATTAGGAATATTTTGAAGCGGATCATTGGAAAGAGATTCTAAACTAACCAACAACAGTTGAATAGTAGCAGTTTGTATTTACGTATGTAGTAGGCATAGGCCCAATCTTTAACAACTAATTGTTTATCGCAGAATAAGAATTTTActgcggataaataaacaatatcaacaAAAGGTATTTCTTCGATATTTTGAATCCATTTGCAGTTTGAATTTAGCACCTTTTTCGTGAGATAATCAACAACCCAAAAGTAGAAATTCAAACAAGCCCCTGTGAGTGGAAATGCATGCAATCTTGCTTCCTCCATtgtggctttcccataattatatTACAGGGTATTAGGCCAAAAAAAAGATGTCTTGTTtctcatgattttgaattcCCGCCCGCATCGGAAAAATCATCGGCAAATTAGcgataaaaataaagtccgCCCTCCCGCATCATagcttgaaaataaatttgttttttataaaaattaaaatccgcCCGCCCGCATTGATATACTACGCATATCGTCATCttcttatcattttatttctctATGAACGTATCAAGAAAAGTTGATCGTATAAACATCATCGGCGCCACACTGGTGACTCGAACCCATATCAACGGAGTCGGTTACCGTAGGCCTAAATTTCAAATGCCAAGGTCGCTGTGGAGCTTGATTTCTGGCGTGATTCTTATTTCGAAGCGATTTCTCTTGGTAAAATGTGGTGCTTATAGCGTCCAAGATGTTGCTATCTGTTCAAATAATATTCCAAAAGAAGCCAATACTATGTTGGCCAATTCTACAAGTATCTCCAGAGTCAACAGTGATGGAACTTTTCGAAAATGCGTTGGCCGGTTGAGGTGTTGCAATGGATTTTCAGGATTCActaatcattttcaggattaagCAGTGATTTTCcagttaaataaaaataaaaaactaccTCCCGCATCTGAAGAAAATATGTCAGAGGgatatttttattgatataataaaaataaaaagacacCTCCCGCAtctcaaaaaaaaattcaaacagttctttttatttctacttttttttttttaaagtacaTCAAAATAAAAACCGCCCACCCTCGTCATGGTAAAAAACAAAAGtgtgatgagaaacaaggcaccttttttttggccttatatcaagtatattttcaaatttgttatagggaatatatataaaataatcttcaaatataaaatattagtaattcacttttaattatcTACATATTCATAgttctatatatatttgtagctATCTGTAGACTTTTTCCTGTTTATCTAATCAACTAATTAACGAATATTTGCTTATTATAACACTAGTCTCTTAAACATGTCATAAACCTATTCAATAATTATCTGTACATAAGTGTTCAAAAATACCAGTGActgtaactatattttctTGTAAACAATGTTTGCTACAGACTGAGTGACTCTAGTAATTGAACAATTAAAGTTATctgctgaaaaacaaaacttgACCAATCATACATGAGTGTTGGACCAGTCGTCTGGGGGAGTGGCCTGAATTACGGTCAAACGTCCTCGTGCCAAAACGTCCTCTTGTCAAAACGTCCTCAGGTCAAAACTTCCTCAGTCAAACGTCCTCGGTCAAAACGTCCTCGTCTGTATTATGTCCTCTCCACTCACAATCAGTGGTGGTAGAGGGCAGCCACCTTTAGGAACctgatgtttaaaaaaatccaaCTTTTATAGATCCCTCTCAGACCATAGTCAGCCTAGCGTGGCTCGAGCCGCCCCAATATATTACTGAGTTACGTTTTTTATGTAACATTACATTTTTGGGTTTCCGCGCCGGTATATCAGCGCTTATCGAGATGAATTTAACAGAAAACGATTCGATGATCAGCAAATCCAATTTTGCGGCCATTTAATGATCGAATTGTGAACACACTGGCCATTATTAGATAATAAGTATTTTTCCCCGAAATTTATATCTAAATAGACTTATGAGTCCCTGACTGGgttatttaaaaaatgttGATGCCAATTGCAGTTTATCACATATCTGGACACATCGATAGATTCTACGTAGTTTCAGAACAATTAAAACGGGTACGTATTCCGCACAAGGTTTTttaccccagtatcctaggtactatatataaaaacacTTGTCTTATAAAAACCTTTTTTGTCAGGCCGGGCCCCTGTGAATGCCAGCCTACGATAAATCAGGGAAAAATATTAACAGTCACATACATAGAAGGTCTTAATCCAAtgataaataaaaaagaatcCTGTTATACTTTACACATACGTGCCTGCCagcatttttgaaaaatcagttttgaaatcaGTCATCAAATTCGActaattattcaattaactTATCCaacatttaaaaaactataatcaTTTTGCTAATACGTATTTCTATCATGTACAGctttttatatttagattCGAAATCCCCTGTCCAATCATTGCAAAACGGCCCGTGGCGATGAATGATAAAAACCTCGGAGTATAATCGTACAAACTAAATAGAGATTTTTGACGAAGTATTTAATTCGATGATTATTTTTCTCTTTTGCAGGTTGACAAAGCATCAAAACCATGCCATTGTTTGgccttttttttcagaaaaagaaaattggaaaataaatgaaaccCCGTTGCTATCTTTCTAACCGCATTCGATTATTATATAGGactatatattttgtatatatataatacccCCAGAAAAAAGGCTAAAGTCGTTGTGGGTTTTAAGCGCAAATCTGAGCTTTGACTTAAGCTTTCTTGGAAATCAAATGGTCCTGAAAAGGACTGTTTGATATGACTGGGTTTGGTGGGGTTGGAATCAATCGACGACAGAACCATTTATGTGTCAGCATTCACGGAGCAGTTGTTTTGCGCTAATATCTCCTTCTGTATACTTGTCCCATATCTTGAAGACTCTTACCTGAATCTGTCTATATTTCTTTCTTTGTATTCTTTTCAGTTTGCTGTCTGACACCAACTTCACTCGAAGATTGACCATTAATGCTTATTCGTGTAGTAGTGTAACCCGCAGATAAAATGGGAGGCTGTTTTTCTTTGCTTGGCGGTTAAGTTTAACGTGCCATCCGTCGGTGTCATAGTTCGTCCTTATCGACTGGTTGAATACATTCCACTTGCTCGGTTCCCAGATATTGCCACGTATTCATGTTTCATCCATGAAATTAACCAGTGCTTGGATCTGTGGAGATGTAGCTTTTTCCTTTAGCAAATTAAAAAGAGGTGTGATATGCTCGGCTGGAAGGTATGGCAATGCCATGAGTTGTCGAAGGTACTTGTATTATTCATTGTGCTGATTATAGCTTACAGCCAAAGTTCTTGGATCTTTCGCCAAATGCACTGTGTCCAGTGAAAACTGCAGCCTCGAACTTCGACATCTGGGAAGACATTAGGAAATGCCTTCCACATTGCAGCCTCAAAATCGGTGGCCACTGTTTCAAAGAATATGTTTAAGTAAAGCACAGTAATTGCTCTTCTTACGACCGGACATCAAGCAGAACAGGAGGGGAACTTGTTTGCTGTTGTCACCTTGACGGATGAAGGCGTGTATACTAAACAGCTGAGAAAACAGCTCCTTCACTACTTTAAATGTGCTGTCTGCGTACTATGTCTTCGCTTTCTCTAAGAGATTGACCATGTTTCGGGTAGCGAACATGACGTGCCTTCTTCCTTTGTGTTTAATATCACCTATCAGAAAATCGCCAGGGATGAAGTTGTTGTCCATCTCAAAGTTGATATCTGTGGGATCAGCCAGTCGTAGCTTTTGGCTGTGTCTGTAGCTCGAGCTAGATTTTCAACCTTCGGCAGTGCTTGTATCGGTTTGGTGGTTGTGGTGAGACCTTGTTTTGGATGACTCTTTTGTGATTTATTTGTGATTGCCACGGCTGACGTAAAGATATCACTCTTTGCCACTTCTTTTATTGCTGCTTTGACTTTAGTTGCCCGCGCTGCACCCAGTGTGGCTTCATGACAGTGCAGATGTGGACCGCAGGTGTAAGATTGACCATGCTGTCAGACTGTAGTCTAACACCAAACATTCTTATTTCTCACACCACGTGTCCATACTTTATTTCCATCGGTGCAGCGAGTTTTAACAGAATGACTGTAGCCATGACTATCAAGAAGgcattctttctttttctgtgAGCCTTTAGTCACCACTTTGTATTGGATATCTTGTTCTTCTTCATCAAAAGCGTTTTCGAGAGGGGTATTATCTTCAATGGACGGTTCATCCGTAGCACGATCATGAGGTATCTCAAATGGCCCCAGTTCTATTGAGTCTTCTTGGATATTTTACATGGCTTCATCTTCTCAAATAATTGGAGCTATGCGAGACGGCTCTCTGGTATTTCCATCTGGACCACGggtaatattgaaaatcgCGTGCTTTTAGCATTTGGCTCGATCACAGTGCTATTTTCTCGACACCAGATACATTTCCAATTTATTTTGAGCGTGCCCCTCACAGCCATTCTATAGTCGTTTCTACTGACGCCACTTTTGCACATGCAGTCTATACAAAAATCGCTATTTCCAGCCATCGTCTTGTTTGGTTTTGGTGAAAGTCGGTTGATTACATCACTATCATTGTAGTATCGTTGTGTTGCAGTAGAACAGTGTCCAAGCAATGAGTGATGAGACCCCAGAGCAAAcgatatttatacaattttgcCCCACGCCGATTTTAGCTCACTAATAACAAATGcaattttgcaattaaatTAATACAAGTTATTGTATATCAAAATAAACCCTGCTcacttataatatattttcacccacacatatataatttatttgtaattaatcACCTTGCTCACTCATAATCTATTTTTACttaaattatgatttatttgtaaTCAATTACCTCGCTCActcataatttatttgtacccaaattataattcatttggaattCATTACCTTGCTCActcatgatttatttataaGTTTTTCTTTTCCAATTTAGTTTTCTACTCTAATTAGTGATGTCACTCTCCCTAAATAGCGAAGGCTTGAATCATCAAGTTTAAAGTACATTCAGTATCTCTTCAAAGTGATACTCATCATATGAAAATTTAAAGaacttatttgaaaatatcattcttTAGCATGATTTAAGTATGTGCTTTCAATCTCCATAAGCTATTAAGATTGATATATCTCTAACAATTGCAACTTTGTATCTCGATTTCGTTCCTCCTCAGATTAAATCCA includes:
- the LOC141904640 gene encoding COP9 signalosome complex subunit 3-like, encoding MAALEQYVNNVRSLSTQGNFAQLCEFISKSTEVLGKNLPHLDNLLGTLDVQQHSLGVLGILLVKLSNPISDFETLFVQIQEFINSCNGEQCRYAVDSYSELCHKFTQSLIDKKEAIRGINIVQKAINKIQLFPSQLTSIHGDLCQLCLLSKCFKPALQILDIDITDICKEGGQYDARHLLLYYYYGGMIYTGLKNYERALYFYEIAITTPSMAVSHIMLEAYKKYILVALILHGKIPCLPKYTSQVVGRYIKPLCQGYQDISVAYASNNPTDLQAQVNKHQDTIIRDSNMGLVKQCISSLYKKNIQRLTKTFMTLSLADMANRVKLTDPVEAEKYVLHMIEDGEIYASINQKDGMVSFHDNPEKYNNISMLIKLDAEMQQCIQLDEKLQEMDREVAVDPQFVKKNSGVHEDDMPGSSIKLSTYAM
- the LOC141903286 gene encoding uncharacterized protein LOC141903286, giving the protein MSGLATDFEAAMWKAFPNVFPDVEVRGCSFHWTQCIWRKIQELWLKWNVFNQSIRTNYDTDGWHVKLNRQAKKNSLPFYLRVTLLHE